Proteins found in one Streptomyces sp. NBC_00461 genomic segment:
- a CDS encoding hydantoinase B/oxoprolinase family protein — MAGWQFWVDRGGTFTDIVARRPDGRLVTHKLLSENPARYSDAAVAGVRELLAGSQDPVEAVRMGTTVATNALLERKGERTLLVVTRGFRDALRIAYQNRPHIFARRIDLPELLHERVVEVDERIAADGTVLRAPDLDALVGPLREAYGDGIRAVAVVCMHSHLHPAHEQAVGRLAARIGFPQISLSSEVSPLMKLVPRGDTAVVDAYLSPVLRRYVQQVADELRGVRLMFMQSNGGLAEAGQFRGKDAILSGPAGGIVGMARMSQLAGFDHVIGFDMGGTSTDVSHFAGEYERVFTTQIAGVRLRAPMLDIHTVAAGGGSVLHFDGSRYRVGPDSAGADPGPACYRGGGPLAVTDANVMLGRIQPAHFPKVFGPAGDQPLDAPLVRDRFAALAREIRTRTGDDRTPEQVAEGYLQIAVANIANAVKRISVQKGHDVTRYALTTFGGAGGQHACMVADSLGIRTVLVPPMAGVLSALGIGLADTTAMREQSVEAPLEPASMPAVLKTADDLEGAARAELLAEDIPEERIRITRRAQVRYDGTDTPLTVELTEPDTMRHAFEERHRATYSFTLERPIVVEALSVEATGITQPPDLSVLAPYEAARSGGSAASVRLHTGGAWRDVPLRRREDLPPGDTVTGPAIIAEAGATTVVDDGWRAVARDDGHLVMERVTITQSSDLDTDADPVLLEVFNNLFMSIAEQMGARLESTAQSVNIKERLDFSCALFDPDGNLVANAPHIPVHLGSMGTSVKEVIRRRGTSMRPGDTYAVNDPYHGGTHLPDVTVITPVFDTQSDRLLFYVASRGHHAEIGGIAPGSMPANSRSIEEEGILFDNWLLAENGRFREAETLRLLTEAPYPSRNPRTNLADLRAQIAANRKGVDEVGRMIENFGLDVVQAYMKHVQDNAEEAVRRVVDTLDDGEYAYETDSGAVIRVRVRVDRENRSATVDFTGTSPQLTSNFNAPFAVVNAAVLYVFRTLVADDIPLNDGCLRPLDIVVPPGSMLAPEPPAAVVAGNVETSQAITGALYAALGVQAEGSGTMNNVTFGNERHQYYETVASGSGAGEGFPGAPVVQTHMTNSRLTDPEVLEWRLPVRVDEFAVRYGSGGAGRWHGGDGAVRRIRFHEPMTVSTLSQHRRVPPYGMAGGEPGALGANRVEHADGTVTALGGSDSAEVGPDDVLVIETPGGGGYGLPSSHPHQAGEEIDDLRAF, encoded by the coding sequence GTGGCTGGCTGGCAGTTCTGGGTCGATCGGGGCGGCACGTTCACCGATATCGTCGCGCGACGCCCCGACGGCCGCCTGGTGACGCACAAGCTGCTGTCGGAGAACCCGGCGCGCTACTCCGACGCGGCGGTCGCGGGCGTCCGCGAACTGCTGGCCGGCTCCCAGGACCCCGTCGAGGCCGTCCGCATGGGCACGACGGTCGCCACCAACGCGCTCCTGGAACGCAAGGGCGAACGCACCCTGCTGGTCGTCACCCGCGGCTTCCGGGACGCCCTGCGCATCGCCTACCAGAACCGCCCGCACATCTTCGCCCGCCGCATCGACCTCCCCGAACTGCTCCACGAGCGCGTCGTGGAGGTCGACGAGCGCATCGCCGCAGACGGCACCGTCCTGCGCGCCCCCGACCTGGACGCCCTCGTCGGCCCCCTTCGGGAGGCCTACGGCGACGGCATCCGCGCCGTCGCCGTCGTCTGCATGCACAGCCACCTGCATCCCGCCCATGAGCAGGCCGTCGGCAGGTTGGCCGCCCGCATCGGCTTTCCGCAGATCTCGCTGTCCAGTGAGGTCAGCCCGCTGATGAAGCTCGTGCCGCGCGGGGACACCGCGGTCGTCGACGCCTACCTGTCGCCCGTGCTGCGCCGCTACGTCCAGCAAGTCGCCGACGAACTCCGGGGCGTACGGCTGATGTTCATGCAGTCCAACGGAGGACTCGCCGAAGCCGGTCAGTTCCGTGGCAAGGACGCCATCCTCTCCGGGCCGGCCGGAGGCATCGTCGGCATGGCCCGTATGTCGCAGCTGGCCGGCTTCGACCACGTCATCGGCTTCGACATGGGAGGCACCTCCACCGATGTCTCGCACTTCGCCGGCGAGTACGAGCGCGTCTTCACCACACAGATCGCCGGTGTCCGACTCCGCGCCCCCATGCTCGACATCCACACCGTCGCGGCCGGCGGCGGCTCGGTCCTCCATTTCGACGGATCCCGCTACCGCGTAGGGCCGGACTCGGCGGGCGCGGACCCGGGGCCCGCCTGCTACCGCGGCGGCGGCCCGCTCGCGGTCACCGACGCCAACGTCATGCTCGGCCGGATCCAACCCGCGCACTTTCCCAAGGTGTTCGGCCCGGCCGGCGACCAGCCTCTCGACGCACCGCTCGTCCGCGACCGCTTCGCCGCCCTCGCGCGCGAGATCCGCACCAGGACCGGAGACGACCGCACGCCCGAGCAGGTCGCCGAGGGCTACCTGCAGATCGCCGTCGCCAACATCGCCAACGCCGTCAAGAGGATCTCCGTCCAGAAGGGCCATGACGTCACCCGCTACGCCCTCACCACCTTCGGTGGTGCGGGTGGCCAGCACGCGTGCATGGTCGCCGACTCGCTCGGCATCCGCACGGTCCTCGTACCGCCCATGGCAGGCGTCCTGTCCGCGCTGGGCATCGGTCTCGCCGACACGACCGCCATGCGCGAACAGTCCGTGGAGGCACCCCTGGAGCCGGCGTCCATGCCGGCCGTCCTCAAGACGGCCGACGACCTGGAGGGAGCCGCCCGCGCGGAACTTCTGGCCGAGGACATCCCCGAGGAGCGCATCCGGATCACCCGTCGCGCGCAGGTGCGCTACGACGGCACCGACACCCCTCTCACCGTCGAGCTGACCGAGCCCGACACGATGCGTCACGCCTTCGAAGAACGTCATCGCGCCACGTACTCCTTCACGCTGGAGCGCCCGATCGTCGTCGAGGCCCTCTCCGTCGAAGCCACCGGCATCACACAACCCCCCGATCTCTCCGTGCTCGCCCCCTACGAAGCCGCCCGCTCGGGCGGCTCGGCCGCGTCCGTCCGCCTCCACACCGGCGGCGCCTGGCGCGACGTGCCCCTCCGCCGCCGCGAGGACCTCCCTCCCGGCGACACCGTCACCGGCCCCGCGATCATCGCCGAGGCCGGCGCGACGACCGTCGTCGACGACGGCTGGCGGGCCGTGGCACGAGACGACGGGCATCTGGTCATGGAACGCGTGACGATTACGCAGAGTTCCGATCTCGACACGGATGCCGATCCGGTTCTCCTTGAGGTCTTCAACAACCTCTTCATGTCGATCGCCGAACAGATGGGCGCCCGGCTGGAGTCCACCGCCCAGTCCGTCAACATCAAAGAGCGGCTCGACTTCTCCTGCGCCCTCTTCGACCCGGACGGAAACCTGGTGGCCAACGCCCCACACATCCCCGTCCACCTGGGCTCGATGGGTACGAGCGTCAAGGAGGTCATCAGGCGCCGGGGCACCTCGATGCGGCCCGGAGACACGTACGCCGTCAACGACCCGTACCACGGCGGCACCCACCTGCCCGACGTCACCGTGATCACCCCCGTCTTCGACACGCAGAGTGACCGACTCCTCTTCTACGTCGCCTCCCGCGGCCACCACGCCGAGATCGGTGGCATCGCCCCGGGCTCCATGCCCGCGAACAGCCGCAGCATCGAGGAGGAAGGCATCCTCTTCGACAACTGGCTGCTCGCCGAGAACGGCCGTTTCCGCGAGGCGGAGACTCTCCGCCTGCTCACCGAGGCGCCCTACCCCTCCCGCAATCCCAGGACCAACCTCGCCGACCTGCGCGCCCAGATCGCCGCCAACAGGAAGGGCGTCGACGAAGTCGGCCGCATGATCGAGAACTTCGGCCTCGACGTCGTCCAGGCGTACATGAAGCACGTTCAGGACAACGCCGAGGAGGCCGTACGCCGGGTCGTCGACACCCTCGACGACGGCGAGTACGCCTACGAGACCGACTCGGGCGCAGTCATCCGGGTACGCGTGCGCGTGGACCGCGAAAACCGCTCCGCGACCGTGGACTTCACCGGTACGTCACCGCAGCTGACGAGCAACTTCAACGCGCCCTTCGCCGTGGTCAACGCGGCCGTCCTGTACGTGTTCCGCACGCTCGTCGCCGACGACATCCCGCTCAACGACGGCTGTCTGCGCCCCCTGGACATCGTCGTGCCGCCCGGCTCCATGCTGGCGCCCGAGCCGCCGGCCGCCGTCGTCGCGGGCAACGTCGAGACCTCCCAGGCCATCACCGGCGCCCTCTACGCCGCGCTCGGCGTCCAGGCCGAGGGCTCCGGAACCATGAACAACGTCACCTTCGGGAACGAGCGCCACCAGTACTACGAGACCGTGGCCTCCGGGTCCGGCGCGGGCGAGGGCTTCCCCGGCGCGCCCGTCGTGCAGACCCACATGACCAATTCGCGGCTCACCGACCCCGAGGTCCTGGAGTGGCGGCTGCCCGTCCGGGTCGACGAGTTCGCCGTCCGGTACGGCAGCGGCGGCGCCGGACGATGGCACGGCGGAGACGGTGCGGTGCGCCGCATCCGCTTCCACGAGCCCATGACGGTCTCCACGCTGTCCCAGCACCGCAGGGTCCCGCCGTACGGCATGGCGGGCGGCGAACCCGGCGCGCTCGGCGCCAACCGTGTGGAGCACGCGGACGGCACGGTCACCGCGCTCGGCGGCAGCGACTCCGCCGAGGTCGGACCCGACGACGTACTCGTCATCGAAACCCCAGGCGGCGGAGGCTACGGTCTGCCGTCGTCCCACCCCCATCAAGCAGGAGAAGAGATCGATGATCTTCGGGCGTTCTGA
- a CDS encoding DUF742 domain-containing protein: MNADGQGRSHWFDDEAGPVVRPYAMTRGRTTSEGQHRLDLIAVVVTEPQADDPDADAMLSPEHVDIVDLCRAAPQSVAELAAELDLPIGVVRVLIGDLVAGEFVHVTRPVPPAELPDESILRDVINGLRAL, from the coding sequence ATGAACGCTGACGGTCAGGGAAGAAGCCACTGGTTCGACGACGAGGCCGGACCGGTCGTCCGTCCGTACGCCATGACGCGCGGCCGTACCACCAGTGAGGGCCAGCATCGCCTCGACCTGATCGCGGTGGTCGTCACGGAGCCGCAGGCGGACGACCCGGACGCCGACGCGATGCTGTCCCCGGAACACGTGGACATCGTCGATCTGTGCCGTGCCGCGCCCCAGTCGGTCGCCGAACTCGCCGCCGAACTCGATCTGCCCATCGGAGTGGTGCGCGTCCTCATCGGCGACCTCGTGGCCGGCGAATTCGTCCATGTGACCCGGCCCGTACCCCCTGCCGAACTGCCGGACGAGAGTATTCTGCGCGACGTGATCAACGGCCTCCGGGCACTGTGA
- a CDS encoding roadblock/LC7 domain-containing protein, producing MTAPKTTGHTTTNKSGELNWLLDDLVDRVASIRKAIVLSGDGLPTGVSKDLTREDSEHLAAVASGFHSLAKGVGRHFEAGNVRQTVVELDEAFLFVTAAGDGSCLAVLSDADSDVGQVAYEMTLLVKRVGVHLGAAPRTDLSAGG from the coding sequence ATGACCGCACCGAAGACGACCGGCCACACCACGACCAACAAGTCCGGGGAGCTCAACTGGCTCCTGGACGACCTGGTGGACCGCGTCGCGAGCATCCGCAAGGCCATCGTCCTGTCCGGCGACGGCCTGCCGACGGGTGTGTCCAAGGACCTGACCCGGGAGGACAGCGAGCACCTCGCCGCCGTCGCCTCCGGATTCCACAGCCTCGCCAAGGGCGTGGGCCGCCACTTCGAGGCCGGTAACGTCCGGCAGACGGTCGTCGAGCTGGACGAGGCCTTCCTCTTCGTGACGGCCGCCGGCGACGGCAGCTGCCTGGCCGTCCTCTCGGACGCCGACTCGGACGTCGGCCAGGTCGCTTACGAGATGACGCTCCTGGTGAAGCGGGTCGGGGTGCATCTGGGCGCTGCCCCGCGCACCGATCTGTCCGCAGGCGGGTAG
- a CDS encoding nitrate- and nitrite sensing domain-containing protein: protein MRFRGKSIRRKIVALLLVPLVSLTAIWGFATVLTGREAEDLFNVSDVVEKIGYPMEDTVRVLQQERRQTLVYLADPRAADGLADLRRSRTATDKAVAEIRKNAKNPDVRDAMGDGTGERLGAVLDAFDGIEALRRSVEDGTVDRAQTLDLYNRLVDPCYVLLANLHVVDNVEMDKQYRALVNLARARELLSREDALLGSSLIVGKLTRDESRDISDLVAQRSLMYDVNLPLLPSSDRERYERFWKNAATAPLRVAEQDAVSSADGKPGEVTAQSWDTSAGNVLDKLGTLNDQAGDRYQDRVRPVAVGVIAKAAVAGVLGLVALLLSLFLSVRVGRALIRDLRQLRLEAHEASGLRLPSVMRRLSAGEQVDVETEVPRLEYDKNEIGEVGQALNTLQRAAVEAAVKQAELRAGVSEVFVNLARRSQVLLHKQLTLLDTMERRTEDTDELADLFRLDHLTTRMRRHAEGLVILSGAAPSRQWRKPVQLMDVVRAAVAEVEDYERIEVRRLPRIAVTGPAVADLTHLVAELLENATVFSPPHTAVQVLGERVANGFTLEIHDRGLGMAADALLDANLRLAETPEFELSDTDRLGLFVVSRLAQRQNVRVSLQPSPYGGTTAVLFVPDALLTDDVPDTNGIGFRLDRPHPTKEAELEESRRTALSPMPVPLPGRPAALLDGPVELEAPVELDAVEDFPGALDDEDSERGGIFRPRRSIALAHDETTGRSDGPLHDDSGIHEPARIDAADDIGEPVRLPRRRTPKLVSSHGRPVTEQRSRREDAAEEPPTSPGGRPEPEAAAPSPSRRRGDEPAGGRGTSRPDQGAAPPLPTRRRGASPLRPGAGGPGRPGEGAVSPAPERPSPGESPQAPALPMRNRPAAITMGEGTAAGRPGTAPQETGSGSGPLPRRVRQANLAPQLKQNRRDTERAPEPVERDADEVRSRMASLQRGWQRGRDENAAGDDAQSGTAPQRTTRGDGR from the coding sequence ATGCGCTTTCGCGGGAAGTCGATCCGCCGGAAGATCGTGGCGCTGCTTCTCGTGCCGCTGGTGTCCCTGACCGCGATCTGGGGCTTCGCCACGGTGCTCACGGGACGCGAGGCAGAAGATCTGTTCAACGTGTCGGACGTGGTGGAGAAGATCGGGTATCCGATGGAGGACACCGTCCGTGTCCTGCAGCAGGAACGCCGACAGACCCTCGTCTACCTGGCGGACCCCCGGGCCGCCGACGGCCTCGCCGATCTCAGGCGCAGCCGGACCGCCACGGACAAGGCCGTCGCCGAGATCCGGAAGAACGCCAAGAACCCCGACGTGCGCGACGCGATGGGCGACGGCACGGGTGAGCGTCTGGGGGCCGTGCTGGACGCCTTCGACGGCATCGAGGCCCTGCGCCGCAGCGTCGAGGACGGCACCGTCGACCGCGCCCAGACCCTCGACCTCTACAACCGCCTGGTCGACCCCTGCTATGTCCTGCTCGCCAATCTTCACGTCGTCGACAACGTCGAGATGGACAAGCAGTACCGCGCACTCGTCAACCTCGCCCGGGCCCGCGAACTGCTCTCCCGCGAGGACGCCCTCCTCGGCTCCTCGCTGATCGTCGGCAAGCTCACACGCGACGAGAGCCGCGACATCTCCGACCTCGTCGCCCAGCGCAGCCTGATGTACGACGTCAACCTGCCGCTGCTGCCCTCGTCGGACCGCGAACGCTACGAGCGGTTCTGGAAGAACGCCGCCACCGCCCCGCTGCGCGTGGCCGAGCAGGACGCCGTCTCCTCCGCCGACGGCAAGCCCGGCGAGGTCACCGCGCAGAGCTGGGACACCTCCGCCGGAAACGTGCTCGACAAACTCGGCACCCTCAACGACCAGGCGGGCGACCGCTATCAGGACCGCGTCCGCCCGGTCGCCGTGGGAGTCATCGCCAAGGCGGCCGTCGCAGGCGTACTCGGCCTGGTCGCCCTGCTGCTCTCGCTCTTCCTGTCCGTGCGGGTCGGCCGCGCCCTCATCCGCGACCTGCGGCAACTGCGACTGGAGGCCCACGAGGCGTCCGGCCTGCGCCTGCCCAGTGTCATGCGGCGCCTGTCCGCGGGCGAACAGGTCGACGTGGAGACCGAAGTGCCGCGCCTCGAGTACGACAAGAACGAGATCGGCGAGGTCGGCCAGGCACTCAACACCCTGCAGCGCGCCGCCGTCGAGGCCGCCGTCAAACAGGCGGAACTGCGCGCCGGGGTCTCCGAGGTGTTCGTCAACCTCGCCCGGCGCAGCCAGGTCCTCCTGCACAAGCAGCTCACCCTCCTCGACACCATGGAACGCCGGACCGAGGACACCGACGAGCTCGCCGACCTGTTCCGCCTCGACCACCTGACCACCCGTATGCGACGGCATGCCGAGGGCCTCGTGATCCTCTCCGGCGCCGCCCCTTCCCGGCAGTGGCGCAAGCCCGTCCAGCTCATGGACGTCGTCCGGGCCGCGGTCGCCGAGGTCGAGGACTACGAACGCATCGAGGTCCGCCGCCTGCCGCGGATCGCCGTCACCGGTCCAGCCGTCGCCGACCTGACCCACCTCGTGGCCGAACTCCTGGAGAACGCCACGGTGTTCTCCCCACCGCACACGGCCGTCCAGGTCCTGGGCGAGCGGGTCGCCAACGGCTTCACCCTGGAGATCCACGACCGCGGCCTCGGCATGGCCGCCGACGCTCTTCTGGATGCCAACCTCCGGCTCGCCGAGACACCGGAGTTCGAACTGTCCGACACCGACCGGCTCGGCCTGTTCGTGGTCAGCCGGCTCGCCCAGCGGCAGAACGTCCGAGTCTCGCTGCAGCCGTCCCCGTACGGCGGCACCACCGCGGTCCTCTTCGTCCCCGACGCGCTGCTGACGGACGACGTCCCCGACACCAACGGCATCGGCTTCCGCCTCGACCGACCCCACCCGACGAAGGAGGCCGAGCTGGAGGAGAGCCGCCGCACCGCGCTCTCCCCGATGCCCGTACCCCTTCCCGGTCGGCCCGCCGCCCTTCTGGACGGCCCGGTCGAACTGGAGGCGCCGGTCGAACTCGACGCCGTCGAGGACTTCCCGGGTGCGCTCGACGACGAGGACAGCGAGCGCGGCGGCATCTTCCGCCCTCGCCGCTCCATCGCCCTCGCGCACGACGAGACGACCGGCCGCAGCGACGGTCCCCTCCACGACGACTCCGGCATCCATGAACCGGCCCGCATCGACGCTGCCGACGACATCGGCGAGCCGGTCCGGCTGCCCCGCCGCCGCACACCCAAGCTGGTCAGCTCGCACGGACGCCCGGTCACCGAGCAGCGCTCCCGCCGCGAGGACGCCGCCGAGGAACCGCCGACCAGCCCGGGCGGCCGACCCGAGCCGGAGGCCGCCGCACCATCGCCCTCGCGCCGCCGGGGCGACGAGCCCGCGGGCGGCCGCGGTACGAGCAGGCCCGACCAGGGAGCCGCGCCACCGCTGCCGACACGGCGGCGCGGAGCCTCACCGCTGCGCCCGGGTGCGGGTGGACCCGGCCGGCCCGGTGAGGGCGCTGTGTCCCCGGCACCCGAGCGACCGAGTCCCGGTGAAAGCCCGCAGGCTCCCGCCCTCCCCATGCGCAACCGTCCCGCCGCGATCACCATGGGCGAGGGCACTGCGGCCGGGCGCCCCGGCACCGCCCCGCAGGAGACCGGCTCCGGCTCGGGCCCGCTGCCCCGGCGCGTACGCCAGGCCAACCTGGCCCCGCAGCTGAAGCAGAACCGGCGGGACACGGAGCGCGCCCCGGAGCCCGTGGAGCGGGACGCCGACGAGGTCCGCAGCCGGATGGCCTCGCTCCAGCGCGGCTGGCAGCGCGGCCGCGACGAGAATGCCGCGGGTGACGACGCCCAGAGCGGCACAGCACCACAACGAACGACAAGGGGGGACGGTCGATGA